TTTGTGTGTGTGTGACTCTGCTACATGCTGCTCTCATCTCATGCCCTCTCTTGTGTCATGCAATGCACGTCTTTGTGCTGGCCTCTTCGTCTTTGTGCAGGCTTGTTTCTACTCTTTAGACCACATCCCCCAAGTGCTCGCCCTGCCCCACGCCCTGCTGTTGGTGCAAGCACAAGCAGCAGGGCCATGTTTGCCTCCAGGCTTTCGGTTCACACAGACTCACAGCTGTACAAACTCCAGCTGCCATACCTCATCCTATATGCCTTCGCTACTTTTAAATTCCCCCTTCAATTTCATGTATGGCATTTAAATTAAATGTAGTGCATTTCATATTGCAATCATACAGGCATAAACTTAACTGGAAACTAGAAATACTTCAGAAACTTTaagattctttttttttcaaacttCAGGGATTTCCTTTTTAGCGCAGAAATTTCACAAGCGACCTGCCCGGATCGATCGCGACGAAACCCCGTGTTCCAAACAATTCTAGGCATCCATTTACATGGCATTGGACACATGAATTAGATCGATATTCATTCATACAAAAATCTTGTATGATCTGAGGTTTTGTTTTACTACTGATGATCACAACATAGTCAAGTGTTCCACCAGAAAACAAAAACTATTGGTGCTTTGCCAGGACCAGGGCAGCCGGCCATCCAATGAGGTGGCCACTCACTTCTAGGTGGCAGCTGTGCTACTCCTTTGAACCAACAAAATTTAACCAAAGCTTTGTCTCCAAGCCTGTTTTTGACTGCATTGGTGACTGAGAAGCTGTGCAGGCTTGTTAACCCTTTCTGGATCATCCTCATGTTTATTCACCCAACAAccatatgcatatgcatatgcaGGTCTAGGTTTGGGCAGTCCAGATTCAGTACTTATCATGTATGATATCCTCTCCACACTTTAGATACAAGCTACCAGATGTGCTGCCATTGGTTGACACATGCATTATTGTAGGTTATCTTTAGTTGCCCAATGCCCATCTTAACATTGTATAGTTGATTAGTCCAAGAAAATCCCCTAAACATGTTTGATTTGATCTGCTTTGTGACGGACCTACAAATTTTTAATGGTCCATTCATCTTGACCAGATCGATCTCCGAGGTATCATACATGATAAGTACTGTACATCAGTTTGAATGAAAACCAATGTTACTCCTATATGGTATAGGTAAGGGAAGCatttcatcaaatttatttggGTGCCTGCAGAGACACCTAGTTTATTTCAATATatttttttgcttttctctcttctGGGGAAAAATGCTCAGACTAGGGAAATGACAAAATCCATGCTCATATATTCCCTTTCTTCCTTTTTAGTCGCAGCAGCTTATGTACATGTACTTCGATCAGGCCTACAAAATGGAATCAAGATGTTCAAAATCTGATCTCCCTTGGGCACTCTTGATCTACAACTGAATTATTCTGTAAAGCACATGTTGCATTTGTTTATCTGACTGATCTAGGCTAACATTTTCAAGTTCAATCTCCATCCCCCCAACCTCCACAACCCCAAGTACCAGCTGTCCTACCTTCATGTCATGGAAACACTGTTTGAGAATAGCACAGAAGCATTTGTGACCAACTGTCCAGGCTTCAATGCAAGGAACCCCTTTCCTTTATATAGCAACATTGGAGAAACAAAACAAAGCCATGGAGGCACATgaatgagagagaaagagagaaggtTTGGCAATGCCATGTCCGCAGCAGCCAGCAGGTAGCATGCATAATGCTTGCAGACTGCagagatggtggtggtggtggtggtggtggactggtggctGTGCTCTCAGCTCAGAAAGCCACTCCATTGCCCATgggggcagggcagggcaggcaTTTTCATTGCCAGACTGCAGGGCAAAAGCTCTTTTTACCAGCTGTAAGGCAGGGTGCAATGTAAGACCTGCATTAGATAGTGGATGAGGCCAGAAGATCAgctttagggtttagggttttatCATGGGGAGGGTGAGAAATAAAAATAAAGGCAGTGGATGTAAAGATATCATCATTATTGTATCCATGAATGAAAGTTGTAATATTCTGGGCATGTGTGTGTTCATCTTTCTCTGCACGTGCATGCTGCCACATTGGTAACCTTGTTCTTCCATTTGACTAACGTATGTGAGTTTGTGTTTGAAAGAGTTTTCTTCTTTGAATTGAAGAATTACAATAAACCCATGGTTACTTGTCCATTCCTTTGTGTAATCCATATACACCTTATCATATAGTTTGTATTAATTGGTATTATACTGGACGGATTAACTATACCATTTGTCAAAAAATGTCACATGCCACAGCTTCCAAACAACTTGCAAGTTGCACATCACCATTGCTAATATTTGGGCAATTATTGGCATAAAGTGCTAACCTTAGTATCTATCCGGTACATTAATACTCACATTCATATGCAACACTTGTCTTCTTTCCAACACAAGTGCACATTGTAATGTGCTGTTGCATGCTTTGCTCAGCATGCACAATAATGACCAAAAGGCCACACTGTACTTACTACTAATCGTGGTTCAGGTTGACAATGCCTTTCTTTACGCACCGGCCATCTCTTCCTGTACATCACTGTGGATTGTGCAAGTGCGGTGCAACAGTGGGGTTTGGCCAAGATTCATCAAGCATGTGCTAAACTGGTTGCAATGTAACAGGGAAAGGGTTGCATTGGATCCTCCTTCCTGAAAAAAAAAGCAGAACAAGAAGCACTGGCATGGCCCAGGCAGAACTGAATGAGTGGCACTGAAAATTTGCAGCAGTAAGCAGAACTGATCAAGAAACCTACAGGGATGTTGTCACATACACAGGCAGGCACCACAACTTGATGCAATCTGATTCCATTCCTCAGGAACAAGAGGGGTTACACAAGTACACAGGGTTTGTTACAAACCATTGTAACCCTTGCAAGTGCAGAGTGAAACACCATTCTCACATCCACTTGCACAAGTGAAAAGGgaacagctctctctctctctctctctctctatatatatatatataaacaatggCAAAACCCACATTGACGGTCTCCAACGATCGATATCAAAACACAAGACCCATTTtacgtttgggtagcgctacagttaaaggttcaatacccatttttagtcttctccaacaacaagatccaaaagagaaccttttctgcaaatgggtctccAGAAGAGAGGATAATACCTTTCTTGGCACCTAAAATGAGTCTTCTATATAGGTTATGTTGGAGGCTATAGGTATTGTGTTGAAGACCCATTTTAAGTTTGGGTCTCCTTATAGGTCTCCTGTTGGAGACAGCCTACCACTTGTTTTGCATCTTCTCTGCAGCAGCATCCCACCATATGCAATGCAACATTGCATCAACAATGGTTCATCAAACAGTGCAACTTTGAAGTAAAGTTCACTGTGAAATGTGTCCTGTTTGGGCACTGGCATTGGGCTTATTAACCTAAGCTCTCCTCTCCATAGGAAAGCTCAGCCCCATGCTTTGTTCATCTCTTCCACCTCTCACAAACCAAACCAATCCAATCTGACAACAGCCAATGCCAACCCATGGCAATGGCTCAAAGAACCTAAAAAATCTCTTCTTTTTTGCAAACATATAAGTtaaaaagaaggaaagaaaatgaAAGGGAAGATCAAACCAAGCCCCCCTAGACATCTGGCTAAAAATTGTGTCCCCGGTGGTGCTAGCTTTCTCAACGGTTGCCCGTCGGCTCCAGCCTGATCCGCTTATTCCTCGTCGCCACCGCCGTGGCAAAGGCGGCGGTGGTGTCCgtaacatcatcatcaacaaGAACAGAATGATATGTACTAGTGGCAATCTCGTTGGAGCCTGAACATGGCAATGATCTCTTGCTACCTCTCCTGCTCATGTCCCCAACCATCATACTGTAGCAGGCATGTACATGCTCCTGATCAGAGAAACAAACACATCTAATTAAACAGAGAAATGGTAAAGTGAAGCTCATCTAATCCAAGGTTCATCCAGAGAGAACACTCATATGATCAAAATGCTACACAAGTACTAGGTACTAGTGGATGGAAGCAAGTGACTCACCTTCTCAATAAGACAAGATGGAGAAAGGTAGCTCATCTTGGAACCCAGTGCTTCTTTGGTCAGCAGAGGTCCATCGGTTGCAGCCAAGATTGCAGCTGCAGCCACAGTGGATGGCCTGTGATCAAGCACGCTACCAGCTGCACGAACAGCCGAACACCGAGCAGACCAGACAGTCAGAGTAATGCACGCAAGACAGATCACTGGATGTCagaaacgagagagagagagaaaaataaaagattcGATATTGATGTGTATGAACCTTCAGCCGTGGCAAAGATAAAACCGATGGCCTTGAGGGCGAcgtggccgccggcgccggcgccgccgtgcGGGTGGACCCGGGAGGAGAAGCAGGGGAGGAAGTCGAAGGGCGTGACGGCGCCCATGCGCCACCCGAGAGTGGACAGCACCAGCAGCTCCATCCGGCGGATGGACGCCGAGTCGAAATCGTAGCCGACGGCGTGGAACTCCGACAGCGCCGGCACCTGGCACTCCTCCATCTTGGCGGCCACGGACACGCACGCCACGGACAGCAGCTGCGCCGCCCACGGCATCGCCTCCCTCTGCAGTCACCAATGCAATCCCCGGCGTCAGGCATTCATTCGCGCGTTGGTCCCCAAAAGCAGAGGctttttttgggaaaaaaaaacaaaaaaaaattaacggCGGCGCGGATAGATTACATCGACGCGTCGCCGGAGGAGGAAGCTATCGAAGTAGGCGATGGCGAGGTACGCCGTCCGGTAGCCGAAGCCGAAGCACCCGCGGGTCTGCAATGGGCGAACGATGCAATCagatgccatgccaacctgacgGCGTCAAGGAGCTAGAGCTGAGCTAATCGGGACTCACTTCAAGAATCCACTTGACGGCGGCGAGGCGAGCTTGCCGGAACCACTCCTCGGCGGAGGCGAGCGAAGGGTATTCTTCGtctccgtcgccgtcgccgtcgcagtCGGCGGCTgagtcggaggaggaggagcagaagCTGGTCTCCTTGAACACGAGCTGCTCCAAGTACCCCTCTTCCTCCTCGTCGCCGGCATTGTAGAGCGGGAAGAACTCGCCGTCGTCTACGACGCCGTCGCCGAGGTCGGCGCAGTCTTCCTCGCAGGTCAGCGAGAACGCGCACTCCGACCAGTcatccaccgcctccgccgccgccgccgcctccaccggcACCATCTCTCAGTCGTCACCACGCTTATAGTCGATTAGTTACAGTGAACGTCGAGCAAAAAGCAAGAAGCCAAGAACCATGCGCAAGGGGCGCGAGCTCTGAAATATATGATGCTATGGTGGTCGGCggcgaggtggcggcggcggcggactggCGGAGGCGGCCGTGGAAGAGGCCGGAGTGATGGCGAGAGTGAGTGAGATGGCAACCGAAgcctcctccccctatttaactGGCTCTAGCTTTTTAACCGCTCTGTTTGTGTGTGTGTTCCAATGTTACCCTCTGCATTTCTGGACATTGACAGTTTTGGTAAATCCTTGCTTTGCGATGGTATAAACTATGACagttttggtaaaaaaaaaaattcacctTGGGCTAAGAGTACTATACTAGTACGGATACGGACTACGGAACGATGTATGTGAGGTGCATTCATATATTCGTGCATCTGTCACATTAGTTTAGTGGTCATTTACTCTAAAGGGTGAGCCTAATCATTatttgtcctgttcgcttggctcaTAAGTCATGGTTtaaagtactgttggctaatttattataagaaaaaaatattgtccgttgactaaaaaagtatggcttataagtcaagcgaacaTGGCGATTATGAGCGTGCATTTGGAACTCTAAAAAGAGTATATATAGTGCGTCAATACTCTCAGTCCTTCGAATGTGCTCACAGAGGTAGTATATGCGTGCGTGTGTTCATAGTGTTGAGTGTGCGCCCGTCTACGTGGACGTCTGCGCCTGTAACTGAGTCTTGAAAAAAAAATACTCGTTACTATTTTTATTTTACTATCAAATATGCCAGTACATTGTAAGCTGTAACAGGGTGTACAACTTGTTACAATATAACATGGACAATTAGACAAATATTAAACTCGCTCACATCATGCATTTCAATTCATTTTAGAATTAGAGTCCATAACATGTCTAGTGTCGTTTCAAATAACATGTCTACTGTATGGGTACTAAAGGATTGGAGATCCATGTAATAATCGCATCATATGTTCTAACATCCTAGAATCAGGATACACTACTCTAAGGCCTATTTGGAGAGCTGCTCCATCTCTAGAAAAATAAGTTTAAAGCATCAGATTCATCCAGACCCTCTGAATCGCTCCATCATGGTGATGGAGCGGCCCTATATTGTGCATATGAGCTTCCACAAACCTGAGATTGCTGCCTCCAATGACCCGTTCGCTCGGAGGAATTctagaggaatctggatgaatctagATGAATTTGTGAGACGAAAACACTGttttcggatgaaaaaagaagcagatcaagccggatttaagggcacgcgaacggaaccattaatatgaattcatatataaatataaaaaaaattaagcaTGGGCGAAAATGGAAAACGCCAACACAAGCATAGGTTTGCCTTCCTCGGCAAGACAGCTACACCGGGAGGCAGGGCGCGAAGCGCAACCAGAGCTAGTGCGGCAGCGTCGGTGCCTGCTCCGGACATGGAGTCGACGCGCGGCGGGCTGTGCAGTGGCATTAGTGGGAAGGTGGCGAGGCCGGCCGCGAGGGCTTCCACCAGCGGCAGATGTCCGGCCACGGCGGCACGGCCGATGGATCGGAGCTCAGTGCGCGGCAAGGCAATGTCGAGCAGCTCTGGTCGACGACgacgagaagaaaaagaaaaaatagaaactaatacTCGATTTTCGTCTCAAGAAAACACTACCAGATAATTCAGGTACCCAAAAATTTAGGTTTGGGTAATACCCATAGTACCCGAATTTAATAAAACCAGCTAAATAGATAAAAACTTTAGTGACATTTTAAAGCAGtaaacaataattttttaccagCATTAATAGAGAGAAATATATAAGCAATCACACGGCTAGCAAATAACAAAGTAGCAAACAGCATATGGTCTTCGACAACTGCACAAATGTTGTTCAAGCAGATAAACATATGCACtcatacacatcacatacactcGGGTAGCGGGACCAATACCCAAACTACCTTAATTAAATTTGGGTACCAAGGGTAACTATCCGAAATTGTAATCCAGATGTCAGGTTGGGGTCTAGATAATTCGAGTTCGGGAATTAAACATTGGGTAGCAAGCCGAGAGACATATAGAGAAATTAACATTTTGTAATATCAGATATAAGGGCTTGATTTGGCATCAATGCCAAATGTTTGAGTTTGCGACACCATTTCTAATAAGGAATTGAAGAAGAGAAGTGCTCAACGATGCAGAGTATTATGTTGGAGTTTTAGTATCGTGGTTTTGGAAAGCTTTGAGATGTTTTGATGTAACAAACCTTATTGTTTCCAGAACCATGATATTTCTAAAACTATATTTTTTAAGATTCAAAAATTCAATTCTAGACGATTTTTGGAGTTTCTCTCAAAAAGTCAAAAGTATGATTTGTAAACAGCCCCTCAGCGTCATCATAAGCAATCTTCTACTCTGCATGCCTTCGGATATTTGATGCATTGAAAAATAATCGAAGGTAATCTAGCAACTTCACCGGATTAGGAAAGGAGACCGCCTTCACTATATTCTTGCATAAGCTCTAGCAGATCTTCTTTTCAATCCACGTTCTCTTAAATCTCAATCTCTCAAAAATATGTCCTCTCCATAATTGCTGGTAGAGCTGCTCTTGGCATAATGTAAAGCTCTTTTTGGATCAAAGGGACTAAtagttactccctctgtcccaaaatatgtGTCGTTTTCACTTCTTAAAAaataactttaacaaaatatatattaaaaatattaatatttatggtacataattagtattattggaaagatctttgaatctaattttttaataattttatttagagatacaaatgttataCACGTTTTCTACCAATCCAGTCAAACTTACAGCACGGAAACCAAAAGCGACAGATAATTTATAACAGAGGGAGTAGCTGCTAATGATTACTCCATCCGTCTCTAAAAGAATGATATAATGCTATGGGATGCGTGCCGGTCA
The sequence above is drawn from the Miscanthus floridulus cultivar M001 chromosome 15, ASM1932011v1, whole genome shotgun sequence genome and encodes:
- the LOC136508910 gene encoding cyclin-D5-2-like, which produces MVPVEAAAAAEAVDDWSECAFSLTCEEDCADLGDGVVDDGEFFPLYNAGDEEEEGYLEQLVFKETSFCSSSSDSAADCDGDGDGDEEYPSLASAEEWFRQARLAAVKWILETRGCFGFGYRTAYLAIAYFDSFLLRRRVDREAMPWAAQLLSVACVSVAAKMEECQVPALSEFHAVGYDFDSASIRRMELLVLSTLGWRMGAVTPFDFLPCFSSRVHPHGGAGAGGHVALKAIGFIFATAEAGSVLDHRPSTVAAAAILAATDGPLLTKEALGSKMSYLSPSCLIEKEHVHACYSMMVGDMSRRGSKRSLPCSGSNEIATSTYHSVLVDDDVTDTTAAFATAVATRNKRIRLEPTGNR